The genomic interval acaaagtggcGAAGGTAGAGgtaatatacagtacatcaacAGGGGCATTTCTTTGCCGATAAAGCTCTCCTACTGTGAGTCTGTAAGACAAAAGCATTTGAAAAaaactctctttcttctcctctgcgGTGGAGAGTGTCAGTGGGTGGTAGTGGAGGAGACTCGAGAGAAGAGGGATCAGGTTTTTAAACGGATGTTGAAACCATGATCCCATTGCCATAGTGATGCAGAtgagcagaggaagaggaggagaaggaggaggaagagaaggagggggagcaGAAGATAATGGAGCCAGGGAAGCATGGGACCATGTcctaatgtctctctctttctctctattcagGGAGCTGGGAGTCTCGTGATGGTCTAATATTGAACGCACGAGAGGCGGTATGCAGGGCGTCTCCTGAGGAGCATGCCTCCATGGCTGCCTCAGGCAGACAGGTGGTCAGTGCAGAGACTCAGGGCCCCATCGATTGGAAGTCACATTCtgtctttattttaatgggcTATGAgtaagcgtgtgtttgtgtgtgtcagtgtgtgtttatgtgagtgtgtgtgtctgtctgcgtgtgcgtgtcagtgtgcgtttgtgtgtgtgtgtgtgtgtttgtgtatggggtCAGTGCAGAGGCACAGGATATCAGACCCAGACCTGGCTGTCTGCCCTTTTCATAGGGATGACTGTGCTGAAAGTTTTCTTCTCTTTCAATGGCTATAAACCTTCCCTATCCACAGGAATCCAGCCAAAATAGGGTTTAAATGCACCACAAGTCTGTATTGCCATCTTGCACTGCTTACGTAATTCACACATGTCCATACATCATTCTAATGGCTCCATCTTTCCTATCTTTTATGCTCTAACAGTACAGCTGTATTACTGAAATATAGCAACGGCCCAAGTCAGTGGCGTTCCAAGCAAGGCTTCCAAGTCAGGCCACTTATAAACTCATAACACCACTGAAAGAATACGAAGAGGATAAAAGATTATTGCGAGAAGGCCCTGGTGGATTATGAGTTTCCTGTCACTCCACCCCCCCCACTGTGGGGTGAAGACACGTCGGGCTTAAGTTGCTGGCGCGGTGGCATGTCTGCCCGTTACCGTCCCGCCGGGAGAGGTGTGGGCAccgcagagagaggggggctggAGTTCGGTGcggagagaaacacacaccagCTTTGTCATCTCCGCCATGTGCGCGCGCACCTCAGCCGGCAAAATAGGTCAGGTCCAGCGCGCAGACGGGCCACAGCGAGGGGCCGTCCGACGGAGCAGAGCCGCCCAATTATTTTTAGACGGAACAAAAAAAGTCACCGCGGCTGAGCAGCAGCCACCAAGTGTGCCAGGTACAACAGAGCGAGAGTGGAACAATTAATGCCAGAGTGCCACATCAAGCACTCgctctcgcactctctctctagctcgttctcactctctctctctctctgtcattccctGACCAGCTCCTGGGTCATTTCCTCTCGCTAGGTCGTTTGAAAGTTCACCACTTTGAATGAGTGAACCATGAAAAGATGGTGTTAGCGTACCTGAATGATGCTTCAAAAGAGCTCAGCCCTGTCATTCACTACCTTTGAATAAACACAGAAGGACCTTCTGACATGTGGGTAGAAGCTGCTTGTTTACTTACTCTTAGGAGAGGCTTGTGGGCTGTGATAGGACAAGGCAATAGCCCCAGGTTAACTGCAGCACATGGCTTGCTTTTATTCCCCTATCAGTTCCATCTCGCTGAGCCTAGGGACCTACAGTACATGCCTGCTACATGTGTCCAATGGGCTGTTACACTCCAGGAGCTAAGTGCAGTAGAACCTCTGTACTACTCTGGAAGGTTTTAATGTGATGTAATGTTTGAATGTGTTTAATGTTTAAGTACATGATCTTTATGTATTTGGACAGGTGTTTACATCCTTTGATGTGGTAGTGCAAACTGATTTGGAGCTCTACGCTAAATGGAAATGCCACTACAACACACAGTACTGTATAACATGTATACCAGTAGCAAGGTTGCGGTGACACATCCATCTGTTTTGGTCAAGCAACATTCTGAAAACCTTCACAGGTCAACAAATCCAGTTACTGTAGAAAATGCCCACTGTCTGCTTTTCTTTAAAGATTATGGATTGTCGGTTATTGTCCGGCAGCGGCATACAGTACAGTGTGCTGGGCAGCACAAGCATGAATTACAACCGTGCTGTTTTGTGCACTTGTATACAAATGGACTTTAAAGTGTCTAGGTGAAAAATGGGCCAACACTCGATCTGACAAACACCGTATTTTTAAAATGGTGCAATTTATAGTGTGTTCCTGCCTAGTGCATGGTGTGTCATCTCTTAGGTGAATTCCCATCTTTAACTTACATGCATGGAATGCATCAAGATGTGATATGTGTGACAGAACTGGATGAAACACAGAGATAgggtaaataaaaacaatatggGGTCATTTTGGGGTGCTTAAAAAAGTGAGACAGATTTATGGTGTGAATTATATTCACATATACTGTAGGAAGAAGATGAAGTGATTGGTTGAATAGTGTGGTTTAGTGGAGAGGTGGAGTGTTTTGGTCTGTATTTACATAACATAGAGGAGAAACAGGTGAAGCAGCAACAACTACAAACATTAGTCAAGAAGAAAACACAAGGTAGGTTCCAAAGCATGGCAAAAGAACCTGGTCTATCTGTTTTGATTATATGCGTTATGTACAGTGACATAAACACTCTTCATGACTAGACCAGTATCTCAGACCTCACGCCTGAAAAATACTTTTATGATCTATGATTATAGGCGAAGGCCAACTGAAATGTCTTCATAGAGTGGGGCATTACGCTTTCATTAGTAAGGGCAATACTCTGACATCCATAAACAAAGATAATGACAGCGATAAAAATCAATCTCTGGCACTTTCCAGGGAGCCAAGTCCGTGACCCCTGAGGCTACATGCAGTCAGATCTCTGCCGCAAGGCTCTCTCTATGGTCAGCAAGTGCTTCTTGGGGTCTCCGACGGCCATTTACATAGCtaagtgtgtgaggaggagccTCTCAACACTCAGTCaaaacatgttttattttttattctcctAAAGTCCATCAAATTGTTTTATAAGAGTCAGGTCTAATTTTTTTGAATGTACGCAGCACTATCATGTCTGGTTTAGCCAGTTCCATAGATTATGGTGGAAACTAATTGTCGCAGCATACTATAAGTTCCATGAACAGAGCGCTTTAATTACGTGCCTGTGTAGCCTGCCTGCATGTGTAATCACAGGGGCCTTTTTTGGTGTTCTCTATTCTTCGTCATCTAAAGGAGACTGCAGCAGGTTCCTCCTACTTATTTTAATAGATGTTATTGCCAGTGTCCCCTCCATGGCATCCTTCCAACAACAGGTGAGGAAGCTGCCCTGCTAACAAAGTGCCCTGATGGCAACGAGCGGGGGCGATTTCAGGCGTTAAATAACTCAACAATGCGCCAGGGCTGAAttggcacccacacacacacacacacacacacacacacacacacacacacacacacaaccacacacacagatttactaTGGAACGGATGCGCGAGGGCAACGGGTCTTCTCTAACCCCAAAGCAACGGATGCCGTTCAAATGAGATAATCAGATTGTGTCAGTGACATTTGTGCTTAGGGCTGTTGTTATGAAGTCCCCTGAGCCTTGTACTGTATTGTTCAAGGACAGACAAGTGtgttttttacccccccccccttccccaagATTCTTACATAATCCTCCAGATGGTTAGTGACAGGCGATCACTACTCCTGAGAGGAGCAAATGATGCAATAGAAGCAAAGCGATTTGTTGtctagagaaaaaaaagattttcaaGCATTCTTGTTAACTCCAAtggcccccaaacacacacacacacacacacacacacacacacacacacacaccaccatcacacacCTCATAAAAGCCCTCGCTAACTTGCTCGGCCagttatctgggaataggccaAGGTCAGGGAGTAGCAGGGAAAAAAAGGTAGATATTAAGTCCCATTAATGAGAGCTCTAGTCAGTTGCCGCCAGAGACGAGGTCAAGTAATTGCAAATAGAATCTTGCACTCATTGAGCGGAGTCTCTGGTGAGCCTTCGGCGGCTCTGCTTTGATCAGCATACATTACTCGCAATCTTTTTGCACACTAAGCCTAAAGCGGCACGTTTAACAAGCCATCATCGAAGAGACCGTCGCTCTTCAGCCGACGAGACTGCTAAACCATTAGTGCATTTAGTCGCTCCTGGTCAGCACAAAACGTGGAAAGAAATATATGTATTATAATATGTGTTCATTCATTAGAATCATTCATTCATCACAGAGGCATGGAAACAACATGGGATTACTCTGTCAAGTTATCTTTTTTATCTAGCCAAACTTATGTAAATGGCAATTGAAATACACATAATAGAATTGTGTAATAACGTTTTTCTACACGATTCACCTATCTGCATGTAAGCCATCATGAATGGAATGCATGCAGTATTGGATTAGTCTTGTAAGCAAAATatgttctttctcttctctttctcactcttcctcttcctctctctcaccctttctgCGTATATTTCCCTACACCACAGCACCACCAGAAGCTTTGCATTTCATAATTTGCTCCTCATAATTATTTCCCTTTTCTCTTCTTCGGAGGTGGCCCTGAATTCCTGCTGACAGAAGAGCTGAGGATAATGAGGTTCTTCGCAACTCTTTGTGGGACTACAAGTACTTTTGGAGGGGATCGGATGTTTTAACTGATGGCCCCACTGCTAACATCATCATTACGCCTGGGCCCAAAACGCTGTGTGCCAAAACCCTCCAGCTGTGAAGAAATGAGAGTTATCATTTTAAATCCATTTTTTTACACGTTTTGAACTTTTCCTAGGGCGCCCCTGCAGTTATTACTAGAAAGGGTGATTATACCAACAATGTCACCAGTTTGGCAAGACAAAGACTCTCATCCTCATCCTGTTACCTTTGCACATTAAAAATGTCACCATCCCTTGGCCAACTCTTAACAACTTGATTGAATGACCGTCCTCCATAATTTCACAGAGAAGAATGCGGTCGGAATATGAATATATGCCATGAACACTGGATTTGTTTAATTTCATGGTTTGAAATGCTGACACAACTTCAATAACTCATCCAACTCATGCACCTAAATCCATGACCATGAGATGacatttcataaaaaaaaatgctttgaaATTCCACCTTGTCATTTACCTCACTATTTCACCCAAGAGGAGCTTACTGTGGTTATGCTCTGTGCGTTTCAAAAAGCGCTTGTTCACTGGCATTGCTTGTCAAAGCTATCCATCTGTACACATGTATCCAAAAGATGTGCTCTGCTTCTTACTGCCTTAGTTTTCCCTAGATGATTTATAGCAGAGTGACCGCAGAATAAGGGATTTGGGGACAGCATTCATGTTTTCACATAGTGTTTGTTGCGAGGATGATGTCATTACATCTTGGAATGTCCCAGGCCTGTGCAGCAGTCTCCATTTATCTTTGCCTTATGAGAGGTGCTTACACAAAccatgtgattttttttgtctaaAACAGATACTAATGTTAAAATTAAGCTCTCAGCATTTTCATACTATGCAGGAATATTAAGATAAATGTTACTATGTTCTTCTATTTACATAATGTACAACCAGATTAAGCTCTTCAGAAAAAATAGATTGCTGTTATTAACATTAATGGGAATTTGATATTTAAGCCAAGCCAATTTGTCATGAGACTTTGACAGCCATGCACAGTGGTATATCAGTATTGTCTCTGTTTATGGATGATCAAAACTGCTGTTGTACATAAATATGCTATAACTGATGAAATACCGTAGCTCCTATTTTGTGACAACAGCACAATATGACCATAATTCTTGCCCTCATGAATCAAAGAAAAAACACTAGCTATTATACTCCATAGCCTCATAACCCCTGTATACAAATGGATGCATATAGCGTGTTTGCTGAAATAATACATCAAGCAACAGTGAAGTGGAAACCAATTACAGTTATTTTATAACCccactctgttctctctccatctcctactgGATATCAAAAGAAACATCAAGGTGCTCAACATCTAAGctatatatacattatataaaCAGTAAGACTAAGAGCTCCCTCTGTTTACCCCATCTCTCAGCACAGCCATTGTTTCCTCTGGACTCTGAACCAGGCTCCACCTTAATCAATCAAATAGAGAGCCATCATGCTGTATCAGTAAAACATGAATTCCTGGCTCAGTTGGACACAGCTCAtttttcccctcccctcccctcccctctcctctcctccccatgcCATGAGGCTGCAAGATGGCCGTGCTTCAGTGGACCCAACGGACGTGTCTTATGACGAGTCATACTCTCAGTGTTGCCTCGGCAGTGGAGCTTGCCGTGGAAGTTCCACACTCACAGCAGTGGCATCCAGAGGCGTCTGTCACGATTCGTGGCAGCACGACAAATTAAAACTCCCACGTTTCTTCTTAATTTCAAGACCGGGCGCATGCTCATTTAATTCGCCTCGCTTCAAGACTTCAGATCCAACCCAAGAAAATGAGTAGGTTGTTAcatttgcatgtatgtgtttgtgctgtcGGACATGCACATGCATCTCCTTGAGCCCTTCTTCGCTATGCCTAAAATAATATCGACTCAAACCCCAAGATACAGTACAACCATACCAAGGTCAGATCCCCAATACACAGAGTAGATAAAGAAGGAAAAGGAGAGCTTTCTGTGGAAGGCATGCATTTAGACACTGGACACATACTGATTTGTGTTTAATGGACTGGGGGATTGCTATCTTCTAAAAACAAGCGGGATGATTCAGGAGATAATGAGCAGGGCGAAGTCTGAGAAACTAGACAGAcctctgtgtttgtctctgtgtggctGCACTGAGCGTGCTCGGCAGACGCCCACAGTCATCCTGCCGACCAAACCTTGTTATAGGAATGCCCATTATGGGCTTCTCTTTACGACCCCACTATAGCATGCTGCTGGACTGGCATCTAAACATTTTTAATTGGCTTTGGGATAATGGAGGTCATTTTTATGGCAGTTGTGCAGTTTGTTATCATGGTTCTCTCTTTCCGTTTAGCTCATCTTCCATCTTCCTTGCTTTGTAGCTTTGAGTATTCAACTATGACTTGAGTCCTGAAACCTGAATCCTGAAACCTAATTTTTAGAGTTTTTGTACTGCTCTATTGTTGTGGTTTACCTGAAACTGAAAACTGACACGAAATACCGACTCACATTCTCGTACTGTACTCATCTGCATTCATAGGAATTATGTGCAGTGAGAGTGCCGGCACCTGTTCTGCACTGTTCTTCTCATGTTCACTACACCATCACCCAGAATGCCATTAGGAGTGCAATTACGCACCCACTGAGTGTAAACCATAAATGGCTCTGAGGTGTGAGCACAGTGGAACCGTGGGCAGAACGTGTGACAAATGCAAAAACCGCTCAGTCAGACTACAACCATTTAAGTGGCTAATGTTCATAAAAGAATGTACATAACACTCAATCTCACATAAAAGCGAATGTGTCTGACATTATTACATTAGGAGCACAGATTTAGCTGAGCTAAAGCAAAAGCCTGTGACCAAGAGAAGCTTCACGATCCATTAACAGTCAAAACAGAGAAGAGATGGTGGCTGACTTACCCTAGAGTCGTCATGGTAACGATGGTGTACCAGAAGGCTGCTGGGATGCTGGTGAAATTGGTGCCCTTGGTGCCTTTCTCGGCGTAGAACATGACGGTGGCGAAGATGATGATGGCCATggtgagggagaagaggaggaagcccAGCTCCGAGGCGCAGCTCTTCAGCGTGTAGCCCAGGATCCGCAGGCCCTGCGAGTGGCGCGAGAACTTGAAGATGCGGAAGACGCGGAAGACGCGCAGCGTGACGAAGGCGCCGCTCACGTCCTCGTTCTCCGGCATGATCAGCCCGATGTAGTAGGGCATGATGGCCACCACGTCGATGACGCTCATCACTGAGCGCATGAACTTGCAGCGGCTCGGTGCGGCGAACAGCCGCATCAGGTACTCGAAGGTGAAGATTAGCACGCAGGCTGTGTCCATACAAAAGAAGGCCAGGGAGTACTTTTCACCGCACGGCAGGTCCTTTACCGTGCCCTTAATTGGCCGGCAGGGGACCGTCTCCACCACGTTGGCTATGACAGACACGGCGATGAAGAAACCTGTGACGTAGTAGAAAACCAGAGCCATGGTGCTTGTGTGGGGGTTCTCGAAGGCCCGCCACAGCCTCTCACGAGAGGTGCTGTTCGGGGGCAGCGGAGCGTCTCCCCCTTCCCCCGCCTCATTGTCCTCCGCCAAGCGCTCCTGGTTCTCCTTCTTGCGATCACGGTACTCTTCCATGCAGCAGTCCCCGATAATCTCAGGCACGATGCCGTAAAAGGCCAACTCCTCGTCGAAGGCCTGAATGCACTCGTGGCGTGGGTAGTGCAGCTTGCCTGTTCGGTAAAAGTTAAGTACATGGCGAAACATTTCAGGGTCCCTGTCGAAGAAATATTCCTGAGTGTCCTCATTGTAGAAGAATTCCTTCTCCGAACTGCCTAGCAGAGTGTCGGGATATCGGTCGAGCGTGTTTTTCCACGTCTGGAAGCGGAGTCCGCTAACGTTTACAAAAAGGATTTCGTCGCTGCGGCTCTTTTTGTCTATGGGAGGCTTGGGCATGGTCTTCTTTGCCAAGGGCAGCCAGCCCACCGCTGCTGCCCGGGCAAAGGGGAGCCATGTTGCCACTCCAGCGGCCATTTTTGCTTAGCAATTTGTAGCTTGTTATAGACACGGACAGATA from Alosa alosa isolate M-15738 ecotype Scorff River chromosome 4, AALO_Geno_1.1, whole genome shotgun sequence carries:
- the kcnd1 gene encoding potassium voltage-gated channel subfamily D member 1 isoform X1 is translated as MAAGVATWLPFARAAAVGWLPLAKKTMPKPPIDKKSRSDEILFVNVSGLRFQTWKNTLDRYPDTLLGSSEKEFFYNEDTQEYFFDRDPEMFRHVLNFYRTGKLHYPRHECIQAFDEELAFYGIVPEIIGDCCMEEYRDRKKENQERLAEDNEAGEGGDAPLPPNSTSRERLWRAFENPHTSTMALVFYYVTGFFIAVSVIANVVETVPCRPIKGTVKDLPCGEKYSLAFFCMDTACVLIFTFEYLMRLFAAPSRCKFMRSVMSVIDVVAIMPYYIGLIMPENEDVSGAFVTLRVFRVFRIFKFSRHSQGLRILGYTLKSCASELGFLLFSLTMAIIIFATVMFYAEKGTKGTNFTSIPAAFWYTIVTMTTLGYGDMVPNTIAGKIFGSICSLSGVLVIALPVPVIVSNFSRIYHQNQRADKMRAQQKVRMARIRLAKKGTTNAFLQYKDDGGLQDHDSDSTALCVKNRSAFEHQHHHLLHCLEKTTNHEFTDELTYSEVCMTESVGYRTSRSTSLSSHQGGSSSCCPRRAKRRAIRLANSTVSVSRGSMQELDTLQVHKTSVAPQSRSSLNARTEDLKLNCDDRDFTAAIISIPTPPANTPDESLPPSPAIPGILRNSRSGTFPHDAVKISSL
- the kcnd1 gene encoding potassium voltage-gated channel subfamily D member 1 isoform X2, with amino-acid sequence MAAGVATWLPFARAAAVGWLPLAKKTMPKPPIDKKSRSDEILFVNVSGLRFQTWKNTLDRYPDTLLGSSEKEFFYNEDTQEYFFDRDPEMFRHVLNFYRTGKLHYPRHECIQAFDEELAFYGIVPEIIGDCCMEEYRDRKKENQERLAEDNEAGEGGDAPLPPNSTSRERLWRAFENPHTSTMALVFYYVTGFFIAVSVIANVVETVPCRPIKGTVKDLPCGEKYSLAFFCMDTACVLIFTFEYLMRLFAAPSRCKFMRSVMSVIDVVAIMPYYIGLIMPENEDVSGAFVTLRVFRVFRIFKFSRHSQGLRILGYTLKSCASELGFLLFSLTMAIIIFATVMFYAEKGTKGTNFTSIPAAFWYTIVTMTTLGYGDMVPNTIAGKIFGSICSLSGVLVIALPVPVIVSNFSRIYHQNQRADKMRAQQKVRMARIRLAKKGTTNAFLQYKDDGGLQDHDSDSTALCVKNRSAFEHQHHHLLHCLEKTTNHEFTDELTYSEVCMTESVGYRTSRSTSLSSHQGGSSSCCPRRAKRRAIRLANSTVSVSRGSMQELDTLQVHKTSVAPQRVTKHHLSSSTFSVCLSRSLSVSLPFF